The Arachis ipaensis cultivar K30076 chromosome B05, Araip1.1, whole genome shotgun sequence nucleotide sequence GTTCTTTCCACATCTTCTTTTGATTGTTGGTTGGGAGTGGAGAAGGTGGTAGGATACTCTCTCTCAAAATGTTTCTCTCACATCCTCTTTTGATTGTTGGTTAGGAATAGAAAAGGTGGTAGGACACTTGCCCTTAGAATATTTTCTCTACATCCTCTTTAAATTGTGTATGCTGAAAGTGAGAAAGGTGGTAAGACACTCTCCATCAGAATATTTCTCTCATGTctctctctggttgcaaggtggtagTGCACTATCCCACGAAATTTTTCGGCATCCAGGAGAAGGTAGTAGGGCACTCTCCTACGGAATATTTCTCCCTGAGTATACCTCCAAGAGAAGGTGGTAAGGCACTCTCCCACGGAATTATTCCTCTTGGGGATGCGCAACTGAGAGACTAATCTGGGAGATGCCAATCGAATTTGGATGGGGTTCTGACagtttaaccgacacgtgagctcatggccagtaggacatgcatgcatcataCTGCATTTGTTTGCTATTGTTTGGGTGTActtaagtgttttggtttgcctatctgaTGAATTCTATCTAACTGTTAATTGTGTTACTTGCTGTAACTGCTCTCTAATTGTGTTTGCCTTGTATTGTTTGTGCCTATGATTGATTCTGTCTTGAGACTAAGTATTGGTAAAAGAATTGATGCTTTTGAGACTGTGATTTCATTATATGTTGGGTCGAAGGTCATGATTTGGTTATGTTTTGGGCTGGAGGCTGAAATTTGATTATTTTGGGCTGGAGGCCGTGACTAGTTGGGCTGGAGGCCGTATTTTGATTAGTTGATAAATGTTGATATGGACATTGACTTCTGGTGGATTGtgtattgattgattatgtgatgggtCGAAAGCCATGATTGATTTGTGTGAGGTTTAGCAAAGTATGAAAAATCTAACTGGTTCAGTATAGAATTAATGAACATATACTTGGAACAGAATAATCATTCAAACAGCTAAGGTAACTTTTAAGATTTTATGAGAAAAATATGAATTTGGATTTTGGATGATAAACTGTTGGTTTTTAAAAAAGGTTCCTAAGACGAATGATGATCGCTACGATTGAAAACggttttcttttatatatattttcttataACAATTCTAAAACTCCTATAATGAGACCGTTTGGTTAAGTTCTCACCCCCTATAGATTTCTCTTTTCAGGATGGATGAGAATTTTTATGGAATTTCTCCTGTGCCTCTAATTGTgttgtatatttatatattagtTATAGTTTTTCCCTTTTCCTTTGTTATTATATTTTCGTAaaaagggataggagttgtaatgATATGTACGTTTATAATATTTGTAAGTTACTTGTATGAGAAATTTCATatgtttatgtatatatatgtatataaagattgtgattgaatttgtttatatatgcatgtttgtaaaaagaaaaagaactttTGGTTTTTCAAAAAAACAGCAACACGATTTGAAGTTaaaaaggctcctattttattattaagtatataaaaGTCATCGTAAtattcttgctatcagagtggcacagccggaagcgtgacattttagTAATAAAGGTGTTACAATACATATAATTGATTATAATTACATTAGCTATTTCATATTATATGACTTGTATAGGTGATTTCATTTACTGTTATAAACTAGTGTATGTTCTCGTATTCTGTACGAGGCATttattgttaaaaattttaaataaattaaagtcattatcatttttatttaagtttaaataaaaataataaaatattctaTTTTACTTCTGACTTTAGAATTTAACGAGAACCAATAGCTACATATAatacaatttcaaaattttggtttCTAATGTACCAAAATAATCTTGCAATCCTTGTTCTATTAGAAAGTTGTTATTCAATCTAAAATAACAATTCAGTagattttgattgaaaaatattCAAACTCTCTCAATCATCTTCACGAATTTAGATATACTTccattttcatatatttttttaataatattatagaTAATCTTCGAATTTAGAAATAATACAAAAATTCTAACGATCACACTTAACGAAATGATTATACGTCAATCAAAATTCATTTTTTATATAgtgtaaaattttattttttgttattatcaaGAATACATTTCTATAGCATCGgtgtttaatttattaaaatctATTCCATCAcctatataattttatatttctacTCTGTACTAGGATAGAACCTGCATGATGATGGCACACTCCAAGAATGATAATAATGTGCCTTTTTGCCTTTCATGTTTTGAGGCAACGCCAGGTACTTGCTCCAATCCTCAAGAAAGTTGCTAAGATCATGGATTTTGTTCTTCAATCCAACACAACAATTAGCATGCATCGTACAAAGCTTGTTAAAATCCTTGAAGTACTCGCAAAATCCGCCAAAATATTCTGGGCTAAGAAACCTAATTTTCAGGTTCATGCTTGAGATTTGAGGGAGTCTTTTGATCTCGTTGAACACATCTTGATCATGCATGTTGGGAAAATCCTTCCTAGAATTGAACCAAATCTTGTAGAGCCAAATGGTTTTTTCATTGGATTTTACATAGCTGAACCCTGTATTTGGAGCGTTATCTAGGTCGGAGGAGTCGCCATTGAAATTATCACAAGAAGTTTGAAAATCTGCATCTTCTTGAAAATATTTGAAGGGGTTCCTTAGCCACATTATATCAGTATCCTgcaaattaaaggaaaacataaaaaaagTTCAAGAAATTGTGGCGGTAGTAGTGTTAAGTGTTAGGTGTGTATAAGTAATTTTCAACCTGATTAAGTTTCTTAATTAAGTTAGATGTCAAAACAATTCAAAACTTGCTACATTTCAAAATAAAGATTAGAATATGGGAAACAGTTAAAAATAGTtttcatgcttttttttttttcttaatcctACGTAAACGCCAGTCATCATGAGTTATTATTAGTGTATATATAGAAAATTAGAAATTCAGGCTAGCTCCACAACACTAAAAGAATACAAAATATTTGGTTTTGAAATCAGAACAAACTGAGATATGACATTTAAAATAAGACacagaaaatataaatataaaattgattttttttttgatattttgTTTGATACTAANNNNNNNNNNNNNNNNNNNNNNNNNcattataatataattaatttttatattattaaatattaattgaaTAAATTGGATTGCAAGTATTAAAATAAAtacattattaatattaatataaaaataatagaatTATACGAAAGAATAATGCAAAGTAAACTCAAATTTATGATCAATTTCATAAACAATATAATgaaaaaaaatcacaattataAACAAACTCCATGACTACATATAATCAAAGTGGATATATATTTATAACCAAATAGAGATTCACAATTATGAAAAACAGTACGTACAAAGTCATGTTTGATAAAGAAATTGATTATTTGAGATAACAAAAATTGACGTACCGTAAAGACAAAGTTGTATCCCATTTGAAGAACAAAGCCAAGAAACTCAATTTTTCTCCACACAATGTGGAGGTAGTCTTTGGTCATAAAAAATGCTTCCTTTGATGTGGCATTCTCGTTCTTTGATTCAATCTGATAACAATGTGGGTGTATGGCTTGGCAACGTGCTTGTGCCTTTTGATCCCAATTTATTACCACCAAATGATTTAAGAAATTTTTTGTGTCGTTTCCAACTCGAAAACTCTCTCGAAACACATCAAATATTGAACCTGGTTTTGCCCATGCTTCATTCAAACTTGTGATGATAACTGTGTTATCCTTCATGGATGCATTTCTTAGAATACTTTCTAGCTTTGGTTCATACTTTTCCTGATAAACAGTTCAAATTTTGAGGAGAATAATATCAAGAGTTCAAATATCGAAATTCATCAGCATCTCAATAGTATCGAAATGAAATGGGAAGTGAGAAACAcgaataaaagaaattaaaagtaaGTCATTAGTATaataggaataaaagaaaaacaagaataaTAGTTATTAGGGTGGATTAGGAGTAAGAGCTCATAAGTTGATGTAGCAACGATTAGAATGACACATGATAAATGACAAATTTACCTGCAGATGTAAAATGGATTAGAGTAAAGAAAAAGTACAAGCCCAATAGTTTCAAGACAAAGGAGTGTAAGTAAAAGGTATCGATTACTCTGAGATATTTGAGAAATTTGtgtgattattttatttttgacttaaaataaataaaaacacatCAAATGAATGTTAATTGTTAAGTCAATATTTTTAAATAGTATTTTACAGAAGATGTATATACATGGTAAGCAACCTGTAAGATATAAAATTTCTGAAGAAAAAGAAGTAAAGTATACAGGTTAAATAGAGTTTTATGAGTTAAAACAAGTATCAAAAGTATGGTTATTCTTATTTCATTGAGCATGGTTTTAGAATATGTCTATTTGAGTATGTtctttgcatcacattcattgATCTATGATACCTGATTATTTATGCCTATGTTAAAGATTTGATCTTTACGGGTAACAATTGAAGATAATTATAGAATTCAATAACTatgataataattttaaaatgacTGATATGAcattgatattttattttaatttttcggtATTAAAATTATTCAAAAAGATGGAGAGTTTTTTATTTATCAGTAGAAATATAATAAtaccattttaaaaaattttcaaatgaaaTATTCAAAATGATCATGAGTTTCTACTCTGATGGAAGAGAAATGTAACTTATTGacaaaagataaagaaagagtGATAGATTCTACTTATTACAAGAGTTTGATTAGAAGCATCTCATAATAAACTACAATTAGACTAGATATTGTGTTAGGGTGTGTTTGGGGTTCACGTTAGGGAACAGAGAAGCTCGTTTGAGCGTCTTGAACGTTCTacttttatgtttggcaatctttTGGAACTCTCAACCCAGAAGTACTTATACATCTCAACGTACGTTTACCTGAAGCAAAAAATTTTAGTTTCTGCGTTTACATTGGGAAAGTTTGGCTACCATTAAGAAATTAGATGagaatttttttccttttctatcAATCttaccctttattttcttttataaaaaagATCCAAGTAACCATATAATTTTTACTGTAGTTCTTTGTGTATGTTTTtcgttctaatttttttttcatacaaatttatttcaatcaccacccaaataaaaaatttattattttttctatcttttactgTACTATATTTATgttgtatataaatttttttattttttttatttgattttattcatatgaattttatttactttttattataattttttaatataatatatgTTGTTGATcgtaattattataaaaaattatctaaattgatgtctcttttagtaattttttatctaaaagtgattttgagtagtata carries:
- the LOC107641051 gene encoding uncharacterized protein At4g15970-like translates to MKDNTVIITSLNEAWAKPGSIFDVFRESFRVGNDTKNFLNHLVVINWDQKAQARCQAIHPHCYQIESKNENATSKEAFFMTKDYLHIVWRKIEFLGFVLQMGYNFVFTDTDIMWLRNPFKYFQEDADFQTSCDNFNGDSSDLDNAPNTGFSYVKSNEKTIWLYKIWFNSRKDFPNMHDQDVFNEIKRLPQISSMNLKIRFLSPEYFGGFCEYFKDFNKLCTMHANCCVGLKNKIHDLSNFLEDWSKYLALPQNMKGKKAHYYHSWSVPSSCRFYPSTE